The nucleotide window TGACCCCAAACCCCCAAATCAAGCTCCATACTGACCACAGTAAAACAGATAAACATGGATTGGGCCGGAATAATTCTCGAACGCGTAACCAAGCAAACCCTATCTACCTACTTCACCGCTCACATCTTCACCCCTCTCTCCATCCCCCCAACCTCCGCAACCTTCTTCCCCCCATCCACTCTGCACCCGCACCTCGCCAAACTCCACACTCGCGACCCCATCACACACGTCCTGTCTGAACGCCCCCACCTCTTCCAAGCCGCCCTCTCCTGCCCACCCCAAACTCAACCCTCCTTCTACCAATCCGGCGGCGCAGGTCTCTTCTGCCGCCCAACAGCCTTCACAACCCTCCTCGCCGTTCTCCTAAACTCCGGCGCCTGCCCGAGCACCAACACTCGCATCCTCGCCCCCTCCTCCGTAGACCTGTTATTCACCAACCAAAtcccaacccaacccaactTTGCGCGCGGGAACCCACCGCCGGCGGACGCCAGTCTGGTAAACGAGGCGGATGATATGTATCCGCAGAAGGGCGATCCTGCGCAGGGGTGGGGGTATGGCGGGTTTTTGACGCTGGAAGAGGGTGAGACGGGGAGGAGTGGGGGCACGATGTGGTGGATGGGACTTGCGAATTGTTTTTGGTGGGTGGATCGGGAGAGGAGCGTTGCTGGGTGTCTTGGAGCGCAGGTTCTGCCGGGTGGGGATGAACATGTTGTGAGGGCATGGGGGGAGGTTGAAAAGGGTGTTTATGGGGGGTTGGTTGGGTGAGTAAGCTGGGGATGGGAGGATAGGCGTTAGGGTTAGTTGGGGTTTGTACGAATGACGATAAATGAGATGTGCAGAATTATCGTTTGGGGGAATGTAAGTTTACCAGGTCTTTCGTAGAAGAAGCCGCCTTTCCAATACTCACGATTTCGAATGTAATTTCTTACCCAACGCCTCAACAACATCCTCGTCGTTCTTCATACCCTGGCCCCCATTCTCCTCAACAACATCAGCCAGCCCCTGAAACAAACTCGCAATCTCTCGAAACACACACGCTTGATCCTGCCACGCGCCTTCTGTGCTAAAACACTCGCCTATCTGATTCATCTCCTCCACCCAACGATACGCCTTGCCCGTACATCCCACAATATTCTTCTCAGCTTTCTGCCGCGCATTAAGATTATACAGATCCATGTATTCTTTCAGGTGCTCCAGCACCCCGAGACTAGATGCTGTGGTAAAAGATTGCAACGCCAGTGCAGTAAAGCCTTTACTTATAGCAGCGAAACAACATTTTAACCCCGACGCTGTGCCGATCTCTGGGCCAATATGCTTTGCATTCAGGATTTTCATCACTTCCCAGCCCAACATGCCACAGTTCTCTAGTGAACGGGGACCTGAGAGAGGGATCCCAGGTCTCGTCCAGCCAGATGGGTCTTGCTTTGAAGGAGCTGGCGGACCTCCAATGATGCCTCCATCGACAACTTGCACATCGTATTCTGGTGGCTCAAATATTCCTGCTATCTTTTTCGCCGTCGCAGGGCTAATCGCATTTAAGTCCAAATAATACAATTTTCGTGCTCCAATCCTTTTCGAGCCTGCCCAGGCATTGCGTACGCGCTCGGCAGTTGCGATTGCATCGAGTGGCGGTACGATACTTATGAAGTACTCTGCCTCCCTAATGACTTCTTCATCGGTATCGTAGAGCTGGATGCCGGCGGACAAGGCTCGGGCTTTTGTTGCTGCGCTGCGGTCACTGACGTTTGTGATGACGTGGTATTTGTGCGCTTGGAGGAGTTTGGCGATGCCGAGGCCCATTTGGCCGATGGAGAAGATGGCTATGATGCTTTCTTCTACTGGGCGTGGCATATTTGCGAACCACTAATTCTATAGAAGTTGTTTGAGATGTtcaggtggtggtgggggtGTTGTACCTATATGATAGTCtgatggtggtggaggtCGGAGTTTTAGCCGACCCTTGTCAGCACAACAATGCCGGTAAGCGGGGAAGGGAGGAAGGTGCCGTGCCATATTGCACGTAAGCACTTGATACTGACGTCTTAAGATAGGTATGTTGGCAATATCTTTACATCTCATGCACGGGGATACTTGCAATCAAGGTTTGACGTTAATTCTTATTTACAATGGCTCCTCAACAATATGTACATGCACGTTTCTGGTAAGAGTTGCTATACAGCAATCAACCCTCAAAACGGCTTGAGTAGGTTCAAGTCGTGCGTCTGTACTTGCCATCCATCGGCCTGGTATCCACTTGTGAAGTACTGGGCCGCAGCTTGGTCACCCTTCATTGTCCACAGCATCCAGTTGAGAATGGCCTTTCCGAACTTTCCGCCGTTGGCATCGCCCAGAGTACCGCCGTGACCGACAGGAATGTTACCCTTCCATGAGGGTGTGCCAGCAGGGAGGTTCTTGAAGTCGCGTTCGCCCTAAAACATAATGTTAGCATATCCATCGCACTGGAGAAGAGAACGTGCAACTCACGTTGTTGTAGGCAATATCTCCCGAACCGCCCATAACAAATAGAACAGGCTTCTTCCAGCTCTTTGCTGCGTTTGTGTTCGAGAGCAGTCCCGAACTGACGACACCGATGGTGTCGACGCGAGGATCATTGATGTTGTCCATGGCCTGGACACCACCACACGAGAATCCCGCCGCCATAATCTTGCTAGCGTCGACGTTGGCATAGGCGCCTGTACCAGCGACCTTTGTGACCCAGTCAATCGCTGCCTTCATAGTAGCAGCGCTGGAGCTACCTCCGCCATTGGGACTGCCCTCAGAAATGGCAAGAAAGCCATGACTGGCGATCTGCTGGAGGAGCGCACTGTTAGACTTTCCGTCAGTGCTGCAGGCGCCGTTGCCCCAGACGAGTACCGGTATCTTGGTTGAGCCGGTGCTCTTGGTGGGGTAGTAGATTGTGTGGCCAGCTAGGGAGCTGTCTGTCTTGAAAGTGCCGGGGCCGAAGGGGCCGTTGCCGCTTCCTGACTAATCATGTGGTTAGTAAGGTATGAGGAAGATTGATTGGGAAGGCTTACCTGGCGCGTCTCTACAATGAGAGGAGATGCGACTGCACTGTCGAAGACGAGTGCAGCAATGGCGATGGTAAAGAAGTTCTTCATATTGACTATGGCGATGCGATACGGTGAGACTGGGGAGAAAAGGTTGCACAGTTGTGATGAGCACAGTGAGTTCTGTCAGTAGCGATCCATCTCTATATATGGATTCTCTCAAAAGGTCCGTTATACCTGTTACCAACCCGACACCAACATCCTCTCCACACGTCATTCATTGCAAGCTCTCAGCCGCTACCGACCCCTCTATATCATCTAAAACAATCTAATGTCCCCTCAGTCAATCTATCTCTGTTTCTGTTTCCCTCCAATCAGATCCCTGAGGGTCTCGATCCAAAGTTCCCTCTTGGGAGTTTCTCCACAACGGCGCTCACCTCGTCGCTTGAAACAACAAGACAAGCGAAACCCGGGGTAAATCCTGATCTAATATCGCTGCTAGCTCGAGCCGTTAATACTGCACAACAATCTACATGGCAGGTATGTGATGGCGCTACAGTCTTGGCCGGTGGTTAAGATCGCGACAATTCCAAGTTCACTTGCCAGATGACACCACGCAGCCGCGCTTAGACATTACTACATATCGGCTGTTTCACAAGACGAGGCTTGAACAACACAGATTTCTCTTGTTATAGGTCTTGGCTGGACTTTAGGGCTTCGATGAGGCCCGAGTCGGGAGTACCTAACGCGATCCGGTAATTGACTAGCACGATCCTCGGGATAGTTGTCTACCCACGCAATGTGCAAATTACTTATGACAAGATAGTGGGGAATCTACCGGGCATTTGCCATGGCGGGGAAAGGATCATCGCGTATCGTCGACTGCATCGAGGATGCAAATCCTGGTGAGTTGTCTTTTTCTGCCTGGTGCACATTGGTTTACGACTACCAACCATCATTTATGGGGCCTGATTTCTCTCAAGTGTTTGTCAAGTGTTTGGTGCTGACTGCGTTAGTAGTGCATGTTGGTTATAAATGGGCAATTTTGCGCGAGTAATGACGGCCATTTCTTAGGACGCTTGTGCGTATCGAGCGTGCGATGTCACCGCGCTCCGAAACACCCGCTGTCACGAATACGAGGGAACTCTTCCACGTTCCCCTGCCTTCATGTAGGTACTGTAGTTTATTATCTGTTCACAGCCGCCTTGGCTGAGGTTTGCACGATACGCCACCAGGGATAGCGATGGTGTGGTAattgtcgagacgcggtgagagccttcactagtattcacggtgaatcaggcttcccgtgctctgattggccaggcactgattagtcagctgctccgtgcgcgcaccatagatattctcccttctcccgtagctccaatacaacaagttcacggacgtttctccaccttcatcagtAATCTATATGGGAGAAGAGGTAACGGGTAAACCTGCACTGCCAAGTTTACGGGGTCCTTTTCTGCAGTCGGGTCAAATAGCTGTTTTAGAGAAAGTCAGAGATACGAGGTTGGTAACTAGCGGCAAGGAACAAGAATGTGTCACCATTCATAAGACGATTTGTGCAGCTTCCGCTTTACTTACCACGTAGTTCACCCACAAATGTTCGACTCGGAAGCCAAGCTCCTTTGTGGATCAACAAGACGTTGTACATACAGATCTACTTAGGGAACCAACACTGCTTATCTACTTAGGTGCATCGCTCCCCATGCCTTCACGATAGGCGGGCGATCTCGATAGCAGCTAAACACTCAAAAACTCCGTAATCATACTTCGCCTCCACTCGTAGCAGCCAAGTACCCCATGATCTTAGAAAGCAGCTCACGCGCAAGATCCAAAGACGACCTTCAACCCTCATGCGACGCCGTAAGCCCAACTGTCCGGATCTATACTCTCATACTACTGCAGGGGTCTAAAATCTGCAGGAAGGTATACGCCTCGTATAAGGTGGGTTGGTAAAGACCTTAAATACCTGACTAGCCCTAGTAGTGGTAATGTCCTCACTTCCTGAACCAACGCCACCGCCTTTAAAATCCTGAATGCAAGCGTTATATCTACTCTATGCATCTCTCAAACTCTCATTGCTATCACCTATCTTTCCTTGGACAAGAAGCGCATCGTGCATTCGGTTGGGATAATCTCGCGAAGAGATGGATGACTGCACTTTGTGTCGTGTAATACCTACAAGGGCCGGACTGATGTAAGCTGCTGCTGCATTAGACTCTGGGAATGACTATACCCACCACAACCATGCTAGAGTATAGACTGAGGTTTCATCTGACATGTGTCAGAACGTAGGTCTACGCCCACTACGCTATGCAACCAAAAAGGTACGTATGATCAGTGAACTCCTGATCATCGTGGTAGAATAGTATATATTGTACACCTCGCATTGCGTAGGCCTAACAACATGTCAATCATCTATCTCAAGTGTGGAAACACCGTCTAGAAGCATACGCGACAGCGCTGCGACGACCTGCGAAAAGTGAGGCATTGACACTCTGACCATTCTCATTTTTGTTGTTTTGTTTTCGGTCTTTCTCGTCTTTTCTATCGCCTTTTGCCAATCCTGTGTCGCTGTGCATGAAGCACTTAAGGTATGTGGTATGACAAAATGACCTGGAAATAGGCCAGAGTGAGGCGAAGTCGGTATACGTCCAGAGCCTAATTGATTGATATATAGGGGACTTTTGTCTCCAGCTTTCTACGGTTGCATGTTCATTCAATCAGCCAAAGATGTCTTCTCTAGAAATCCGCCGCAGTGCTTTCTGTCTTCTAAGGGCTTGGTACATTCGTCGAGAATCGGCGAAACACCTTTTCTGATGTGACAATACTATTGTAAGCTAGCGAAAAGTACATATGGTTTGAACCCGGCCGGATCGAGATACCCGTTGCCGCAATTGATGTGGATTTTCCCGATAAGGTTCACATCCGGGATGCACGCGAAAAACCTCACCAATCCCATCGCGTACCATTCCAAGATAGCGCAAATAACATATGCAGCACGATCGTAAATTCAGATTAACCATCTAAACAGATACAAATACGACAAATCTAAACGAGTGCTACGCCATACCACCAAATCTAAACACTCACACCGGGAACACAAACAGCATACACATTCAGACTATGAATCACCTTTCCTGCACCCAAGAAAAAAACTCGTCTAGGCCTTAACCGCCATATCACCAAGAGGCAGCGATTTAAGCCCTATGTAACTTTGTCAGTATAATCCCGCGTATCAATAGAAGTCACCGGAGAGACTTACAGCCATCAACATTCTCCGGCGCCTGTTGTTTCTTCTTGCAAGCATTATACAGCGCAGGCTGCTGCACTGTAAGCCCAGCCTTGGGG belongs to Pyrenophora tritici-repentis strain M4 chromosome 10, whole genome shotgun sequence and includes:
- a CDS encoding Dienelactone hydrolase; protein product: MKNFFTIAIAALVFDSAVASPLIVETRQSGSGNGPFGPGTFKTDSSLAGHTIYYPTKSTGSTKIPVLVWGNGACSTDGKSNSALLQQIASHGFLAISEGSPNGGGSSSAATMKAAIDWVTKVAGTGAYANVDASKIMAAGFSCGGVQAMDNINDPRVDTIGVVSSGLLSNTNAAKSWKKPVLFVMGGSGDIAYNNGERDFKNLPAGTPSWKGNIPVGHGGTLGDANGGKFGKAILNWMLWTMKGDQAAAQYFTSGYQADGWQVQTHDLNLLKPF
- a CDS encoding DUF1932 multi-domain protein; the protein is MPRPVEESIIAIFSIGQMGLGIAKLLQAHKYHVITNVSDRSAATKARALSAGIQLYDTDEEVIREAEYFISIVPPLDAIATAERVRNAWAGSKRIGARKLYYLDLNAISPATAKKIAGIFEPPEYDVQVVDGGIIGGPPAPSKQDPSGWTRPGIPLSGPRSLENCGMLGWEVMKILNAKHIGPEIGTASGLKCCFAAISKGFTALALQSFTTASSLGVLEHLKEYMDLYNLNARQKAEKNIVGCTGKAYRWVEEMNQIGECFSTEGAWQDQACVFREIASLFQGLADVVEENGGQGMKNDEDVVEALGKKLHSKS
- a CDS encoding penicillin binding protein (AmpC, Beta-lactamase class C and other penicillin binding protein); amino-acid sequence: MDWAGIILERVTKQTLSTYFTAHIFTPLSIPPTSATFFPPSTLHPHLAKLHTRDPITHVLSERPHLFQAALSCPPQTQPSFYQSGGAGLFCRPTAFTTLLAVLLNSGACPSTNTRILAPSSVDLLFTNQIPTQPNFARGNPPPADASLVNEADDMYPQKGDPAQGWGYGGFLTLEEGETGRSGGTMWWMGLANCFWWVDRERSVAGCLGAQVLPGGDEHVVRAWGEVEKGVYGGLVG